Proteins encoded in a region of the Pseudomonas viciae genome:
- the preA gene encoding NAD-dependent dihydropyrimidine dehydrogenase subunit PreA: protein MADLSIVFAGIKAPNPFWLASAPPTDKAYNVVRAFEAGWGGVVWKTLGEDPAAVNVSSRYSAHYGANREVLGINNIELITDRSLEINLREITQVKKDWPDRALIVSLMVPCVEESWKRILPLVEATGADGIELNFGCPHGMPERGMGAAVGQVPEYVEQVTRWCKTYCSLPVIVKLTPNITDIRVAARAAHRGGADAVSLINTINSITSVDLDRMVALPTVGSQSTHGGYCGSAVKPIALNMVAEIARDPQTHGLPICGIGGIGSWRDAAEFIALGSGAVQVCTAAMLHGFRIVEEMKDGLSRWMDDHGHANLQAFSGRAVGNTTDWKYLDINYQVIAKIDQDACIGCGRCHIACEDTSHQAIASLKQADGTRKYEVIDEECVGCNLCQITCPVQDCIEMVTVDTGKPFLDWNHDPRNPYHVAV from the coding sequence ATGGCCGATCTGTCGATTGTCTTCGCAGGCATCAAAGCCCCCAATCCGTTCTGGCTGGCCTCCGCGCCGCCCACCGACAAGGCCTACAACGTGGTTCGCGCCTTCGAGGCCGGCTGGGGTGGCGTGGTCTGGAAAACCCTCGGGGAAGACCCGGCCGCCGTGAACGTGTCGTCGCGCTACTCGGCCCACTACGGCGCCAATCGCGAGGTGCTGGGCATCAATAACATCGAGCTGATCACCGACCGTTCGCTGGAGATCAACCTGCGGGAAATCACCCAGGTGAAAAAGGACTGGCCGGACCGGGCGTTGATCGTGTCGCTGATGGTGCCGTGCGTGGAAGAGTCGTGGAAGCGCATCCTGCCCTTGGTGGAGGCCACTGGCGCCGACGGCATCGAGCTGAACTTCGGTTGCCCCCACGGCATGCCGGAACGGGGCATGGGCGCGGCGGTCGGCCAAGTGCCGGAATACGTCGAGCAAGTGACTCGCTGGTGCAAGACCTATTGCTCGCTGCCGGTGATCGTCAAGCTCACACCGAACATCACCGACATCCGCGTCGCCGCCCGCGCGGCCCATCGCGGCGGCGCGGACGCGGTGTCGTTGATCAACACCATCAACTCCATCACCAGCGTTGACCTGGACCGCATGGTCGCCCTGCCCACCGTCGGCAGCCAGAGCACCCATGGTGGTTACTGTGGCTCGGCGGTCAAACCCATCGCCCTGAACATGGTCGCCGAAATCGCCCGCGACCCACAGACCCACGGCTTGCCGATCTGCGGCATCGGCGGCATCGGCAGCTGGCGCGACGCCGCCGAATTCATCGCCCTGGGCAGCGGCGCGGTGCAGGTCTGCACGGCGGCGATGCTGCATGGTTTTCGCATCGTCGAGGAGATGAAGGACGGCCTGTCACGCTGGATGGACGATCACGGCCACGCCAACCTCCAGGCCTTCTCCGGGCGCGCGGTGGGCAACACCACCGACTGGAAGTACCTGGACATCAACTACCAGGTCATCGCCAAGATCGACCAGGACGCCTGCATCGGTTGCGGCCGCTGCCACATCGCCTGCGAGGACACTTCACACCAGGCCATCGCCAGCCTCAAGCAAGCGGACGGAACACGTAAATATGAAGTGATCGATGAAGAATGCGTGGGCTGCAACCTCTGCCAAATCACCTGCCCGGTGCAGGACTGCATCGAGATGGTGACGGTGGACACGGGCAAGCCGTTTTTGGATTGGAACCATGATCCGCGTAATCCCTATCATGTTGCTGTCTGA
- a CDS encoding NAD(P)-dependent oxidoreductase: MIQPLSHLPHSPEEPATLAARFSDLAPPLNARQAHLEASRCLYCYDAPCVNACPSEIDIPSFIRNIHQDNVQGAAQKILSANILGGSCARVCPTEILCQQACVRNNARECAPVLIGSLQRYAVDNAHFSEHPFKRGAATGKRIAVVGAGPAGLSCAHRSAMHGHDVVIFEAREKAGGLNEYGIAKYKLVGDYAQRELAFLLDIGGIEIRHGQKLGENLSLSDLHQQFDAVFLGLGLAASKQLGLSDEQAPGLLAATEYIRELRQADDLSQLPLADRCIVLGAGNTAIDMAVQMARLGARDVSLVYRRGLEDMGATVHEQDIAKANQVRLLTWAQPQQVLLDDTGNVRGMRFSRTHLENGRLVTSAETFDLPADAIFKAIGQAFDDNALVDPLARELKRQDGRILVDEQLRTSIAGVYAGGDCTSLDQDLTVQAVQHGKLAAEAINAQLMLNVEAA, from the coding sequence ATGATCCAGCCCTTGAGTCACCTCCCCCATTCCCCGGAAGAGCCGGCCACCCTCGCCGCCCGTTTCAGCGACCTGGCGCCGCCGCTCAATGCGCGCCAGGCCCACCTGGAAGCCTCCCGCTGTCTGTACTGCTACGACGCGCCGTGCGTGAACGCCTGTCCAAGCGAGATCGATATCCCCTCGTTCATTCGCAACATCCACCAGGACAACGTCCAAGGCGCAGCACAGAAAATCCTCTCGGCCAACATCCTCGGTGGCAGTTGCGCCCGGGTCTGTCCCACCGAGATCCTTTGCCAGCAAGCCTGCGTGCGCAACAACGCCCGGGAGTGCGCGCCGGTACTGATCGGTTCATTACAGCGCTATGCCGTAGACAACGCCCACTTCAGCGAGCACCCCTTCAAACGCGGCGCCGCCACCGGCAAGCGCATCGCCGTGGTCGGCGCGGGCCCTGCGGGCTTGTCCTGCGCCCACCGCAGCGCGATGCACGGGCATGACGTGGTGATCTTCGAAGCACGGGAAAAAGCCGGCGGCCTCAACGAATACGGCATCGCCAAATACAAACTGGTAGGCGATTACGCCCAGCGCGAACTGGCCTTTCTGCTGGACATCGGCGGCATCGAAATCCGCCATGGCCAGAAGCTAGGCGAGAACCTGAGCCTGAGCGATTTGCACCAACAGTTCGACGCGGTGTTCCTCGGCCTCGGCCTGGCCGCCAGCAAACAGCTGGGCCTGAGCGACGAACAAGCGCCGGGGCTGCTGGCCGCCACCGAGTACATCCGCGAACTGCGCCAGGCCGACGACCTCAGCCAGTTGCCGCTGGCCGACCGTTGCATCGTCCTCGGCGCCGGTAACACCGCCATCGACATGGCCGTGCAAATGGCGCGTCTTGGCGCCCGGGACGTCAGCCTGGTGTACCGGCGCGGCCTTGAAGACATGGGTGCCACCGTGCATGAACAAGACATCGCCAAGGCCAATCAGGTGCGCCTGCTGACCTGGGCTCAGCCGCAACAGGTCTTGCTCGACGACACTGGAAATGTGCGCGGCATGCGCTTCTCCCGTACGCATCTGGAAAACGGTCGCCTGGTCACCAGCGCCGAAACCTTCGACCTGCCCGCCGACGCCATTTTCAAAGCCATCGGCCAGGCCTTCGACGACAACGCGCTGGTGGATCCGCTGGCCCGGGAACTCAAGCGCCAGGACGGGCGGATCCTGGTGGACGAACAACTGCGCACCAGCATTGCCGGGGTGTATGCCGGTGGCGATTGCACCAGCCTGGACCAGGACCTCACTGTGCAGGCCGTGCAACATGGCAAGCTCGCCGCCGAGGCGATCAACGCTCAACTGATGCTCAACGTGGAGGCTGCGTAA
- the hydA gene encoding dihydropyrimidinase — protein sequence MSLLIRGATVITHDESYRADVFCADGVIKAIGENLDVPAEVEVLDGSGQYLMPGGIDPHTHMQLPFMGTVASEDFFSGTAAGLAGGTTSIIDFVIPNPQQSLMEAFHQWRGWAEKSASDYGFHVAITWWSEQVREEMAELVSQHGVNSFKHFMAYKNAIMAADDTLVASFERCLELGAVPTVHAENGELVYHLQRKLLAQGITGPEAHPLSRPSQVEGEAASRAIRIAETLGTPLYLVHVSTKEALDEITYARSKGQPVYGEVLAGHLLLDDSVYRNPDWQTAAGYVMSPPFRPRGHQDALWHGLQSGNLHTTATDHCCFCAEQKAAGRDDFSKIPNGTAGIEDRMAVLWDEGVNSGKLSMHDFVALTSTNTAKIFNLYPRKGAIRVGADADLVLWDPQGSRTISAKTHHQQVDFNIFEGKTVRGVPSHTISQGRLVWADGDLRAERGAGRYVERPAYPAVFDLLSKRAELNKPTAVKR from the coding sequence ATGTCTCTGTTGATCCGTGGTGCCACGGTAATTACCCATGATGAAAGTTATCGCGCCGATGTGTTCTGTGCCGACGGCGTGATCAAGGCCATTGGTGAAAACCTGGATGTTCCCGCCGAGGTCGAAGTGCTCGATGGCAGCGGCCAATACCTGATGCCGGGCGGCATTGACCCGCATACCCACATGCAGTTGCCGTTCATGGGCACGGTCGCCAGCGAGGATTTCTTCAGCGGCACGGCGGCAGGCCTGGCCGGGGGCACCACCTCGATCATCGACTTCGTGATTCCCAACCCGCAGCAGTCGCTGATGGAAGCCTTTCATCAATGGCGTGGCTGGGCCGAGAAAAGCGCCAGCGACTACGGTTTTCACGTGGCGATCACCTGGTGGAGCGAGCAGGTTCGCGAAGAAATGGCCGAGCTGGTCAGCCAGCACGGCGTGAACAGCTTCAAGCATTTCATGGCCTACAAGAACGCGATCATGGCCGCCGATGACACCTTGGTCGCGAGCTTCGAACGCTGCCTGGAACTGGGGGCGGTGCCCACGGTGCACGCCGAGAACGGCGAACTGGTCTATCACCTGCAACGCAAGCTGCTGGCCCAAGGCATCACCGGGCCGGAAGCCCATCCGCTGTCGCGCCCCTCGCAAGTGGAAGGCGAAGCCGCGAGCCGGGCCATCCGCATTGCCGAGACCCTGGGCACACCGCTGTACCTGGTGCACGTGTCCACCAAAGAGGCGCTGGACGAAATCACCTATGCCCGCAGCAAGGGCCAGCCGGTCTACGGTGAAGTGCTGGCCGGGCATCTGCTGCTGGACGACAGCGTCTATCGCAACCCGGACTGGCAGACCGCCGCCGGCTACGTGATGAGCCCACCCTTCCGGCCTCGCGGCCATCAGGACGCGCTCTGGCACGGCTTGCAGTCGGGCAACCTGCACACCACCGCCACCGACCACTGCTGCTTCTGCGCCGAGCAGAAAGCCGCCGGTCGCGACGACTTCAGCAAAATCCCCAACGGCACCGCCGGTATCGAAGACCGCATGGCCGTGCTCTGGGACGAGGGGGTCAACAGCGGCAAATTGTCGATGCACGACTTCGTCGCCCTCACCTCCACCAACACCGCGAAGATCTTCAACCTCTACCCACGCAAAGGGGCGATCCGCGTCGGTGCCGACGCCGACCTGGTGCTCTGGGACCCGCAAGGCAGCCGCACGATTTCCGCCAAGACCCATCACCAGCAAGTGGACTTCAACATCTTCGAAGGCAAGACCGTGCGGGGCGTGCCCAGCCACACCATCAGCCAGGGGCGACTGGTCTGGGCCGATGGCGACCTGCGGGCCGAACGCGGTGCCGGGCGCTACGTCGAACGGCCGGCGTATCCGGCGGTGTTTGATTTGCTGAGTAAGCGGGCGGAGCTGAACAAACCAACTGCGGTTAAACGCTGA
- a CDS encoding NCS1 family nucleobase:cation symporter-1: protein MTRSTVTERDGLFELDAGSDVLDSPRYNHDIAPTKVHERTWNKWHITALWVGMAICVPTYTLGGVLTAYFGLTVGEALLAILFANIIVLIPLTLNAFAGTKYGIPFPVLLRSSFGVIGSNVPCLIRALVACGWFGIQTMFGGLAIHLFLGSVFEGWKSLGGTGEVIGFMLFWVMNLWVVLRGAESIKWLETLSAPLLVLVGAGLLVWALPNVSLTELMAVPAKRPEGAGVTSYFLAGLTAMVGFWATLSLNIPDFSRYAKSQKDQIVGQVIGLPLTMFLFASLGVVMTAASEKLVGVTVSDPVSLIGHIQSPVWVALAMVLIIVATLSTNTAANIVSPTNDFQNLAPKLIGRTKAVMLTGLVGLALMAHELLKKLGLIVSEVSLESVYSNWLLGYSSLLGPIAGIMVVDYFLIKKQQLDLAGLYRDDVYPAWNWNGFIAFGVPVLLTLLSLGSDAFSWFYSYGWFTGSALGGVIYYGLCGFRASPSVAKSEV from the coding sequence ATGACCAGATCAACAGTGACTGAGCGCGACGGGTTGTTCGAGCTTGATGCCGGCAGCGACGTCCTCGACAGCCCCCGTTACAACCACGACATCGCGCCGACCAAGGTGCACGAGCGAACCTGGAACAAGTGGCACATCACTGCATTGTGGGTCGGCATGGCGATCTGCGTGCCGACCTACACCCTTGGCGGCGTTCTCACTGCCTACTTTGGCCTGACGGTGGGCGAGGCGCTGCTGGCGATACTATTCGCCAACATCATCGTGTTGATTCCCCTGACCCTCAACGCCTTCGCCGGGACCAAGTACGGCATCCCGTTTCCGGTGTTGTTGCGTTCGTCCTTCGGTGTCATTGGCTCCAATGTCCCGTGTCTGATTCGCGCCTTGGTGGCGTGTGGCTGGTTTGGCATCCAGACAATGTTCGGCGGGCTGGCGATCCACCTGTTTCTCGGCTCGGTGTTCGAAGGCTGGAAGAGCCTGGGCGGCACCGGTGAAGTGATCGGCTTCATGCTGTTCTGGGTCATGAACCTGTGGGTGGTGTTGCGCGGTGCCGAGTCGATCAAATGGCTGGAAACCTTGTCCGCGCCACTGCTGGTGCTGGTGGGGGCCGGGCTGTTGGTGTGGGCGTTGCCCAATGTGTCATTGACTGAGCTGATGGCGGTCCCGGCCAAACGGCCTGAAGGTGCTGGCGTGACCAGTTACTTTCTTGCCGGGCTGACGGCCATGGTCGGTTTCTGGGCGACGTTGTCGTTGAACATTCCTGACTTCAGCCGCTACGCCAAGAGCCAGAAAGACCAGATCGTGGGGCAGGTCATCGGCCTGCCGTTGACCATGTTCCTGTTTGCCTCCCTCGGCGTGGTCATGACCGCCGCCTCGGAGAAACTGGTGGGGGTGACCGTCTCCGATCCGGTGAGCTTGATCGGGCACATCCAGAGCCCGGTGTGGGTGGCCCTGGCCATGGTGCTGATCATCGTCGCCACGTTGTCGACCAACACCGCCGCCAACATCGTCTCGCCCACCAACGATTTCCAGAACCTGGCGCCGAAACTGATCGGCCGTACCAAGGCCGTCATGCTCACCGGGCTGGTGGGGTTGGCGCTGATGGCCCACGAACTGCTGAAAAAGCTTGGCCTGATCGTCTCCGAGGTCAGTCTTGAATCGGTTTATTCGAACTGGTTGCTGGGTTATTCAAGCCTGCTGGGGCCCATTGCCGGGATCATGGTGGTGGACTATTTCCTGATCAAGAAACAGCAACTGGATCTGGCCGGGCTGTACCGCGACGACGTTTATCCGGCATGGAACTGGAACGGCTTCATCGCCTTTGGCGTGCCGGTGCTGCTGACCTTGTTGTCCCTGGGCAGCGACGCGTTCAGCTGGTTCTACAGCTACGGCTGGTTCACCGGTTCGGCGCTGGGCGGGGTGATTTATTACGGGTTGTGCGGTTTTCGTGCGAGCCCATCCGTCGCCAAATCTGAGGTGTGA
- a CDS encoding Zn-dependent hydrolase, whose amino-acid sequence MNAAVDVLQSTHPHINRDRLWQSLMDLARLGATVKGGVCRLALTDLDRQARDLFVQWTEAAGCTVSIDAVGNIFARRPGRNPNLPPVMTGSHIDTQPTGGKFDGCFGVLSGLEVLRTLNDLGIETEAPLEVVVWTNEEGSRFAPCMMGSGVFAEKFTLEETLAKVDAEGITVGQALNAIGYAGPRQVSGHPVGAYFEAHIEQGPILEDEHKTIGIVMGALGQKWFDLTLRGVEAHAGPTPMHLRKDALVGASIIVGAVNRAALGHQPHACGTVGCLQAYPGSRNVIPGEVRMTLDFRHLEPARLDSMIAEVKQVIDDTCRQHGLTYDLKPTADFPPLYFNPGCVEAVRGAAQGLGLSHMEIVSGAGHDAIFLAELGPAGMIFVPCEGGISHNEIENAAPDDLAAGCAVLLRAMLAASQAIAEGRMAV is encoded by the coding sequence ATGAACGCAGCCGTCGACGTTCTACAGTCCACCCACCCGCACATCAACCGCGACCGCCTGTGGCAATCGCTCATGGACCTGGCCCGGCTCGGTGCCACGGTCAAGGGCGGTGTGTGTCGGCTGGCCTTGACCGATCTCGATCGCCAGGCCCGGGACCTGTTCGTGCAATGGACCGAAGCGGCCGGCTGCACGGTCAGCATCGATGCGGTGGGCAATATCTTTGCCCGACGCCCGGGGCGCAATCCGAACCTGCCGCCGGTGATGACCGGCAGTCACATCGACACTCAACCCACCGGCGGCAAGTTCGACGGCTGCTTTGGCGTGCTGTCCGGGCTGGAAGTGCTGCGTACCCTCAATGACCTGGGCATCGAAACCGAGGCACCGCTGGAAGTGGTGGTGTGGACCAACGAAGAGGGTTCGCGCTTCGCCCCGTGCATGATGGGCTCCGGCGTGTTCGCGGAAAAATTCACCCTTGAAGAAACCCTGGCCAAGGTCGACGCCGAAGGCATCACCGTCGGCCAGGCGCTCAACGCTATCGGTTACGCCGGCCCGCGCCAGGTCAGTGGGCATCCGGTGGGGGCGTATTTTGAAGCGCACATTGAACAGGGGCCGATCCTGGAAGATGAACACAAGACCATCGGCATCGTCATGGGCGCCCTCGGGCAGAAATGGTTCGACCTGACGTTGCGGGGCGTCGAAGCCCATGCCGGCCCGACCCCGATGCACCTGCGCAAGGACGCCCTGGTGGGCGCCTCGATCATCGTCGGCGCCGTCAACCGCGCCGCCCTCGGTCATCAACCCCATGCCTGCGGCACGGTGGGTTGCCTGCAAGCCTATCCGGGCTCGCGCAATGTCATCCCCGGCGAGGTGCGCATGACCCTGGATTTCCGTCATCTGGAACCGGCGCGGCTGGATTCGATGATCGCCGAGGTCAAGCAGGTGATCGACGACACCTGCCGGCAGCATGGCCTGACCTATGACCTGAAACCCACGGCCGACTTCCCGCCGCTGTATTTCAACCCAGGCTGCGTCGAAGCCGTACGTGGCGCGGCCCAGGGCCTCGGTCTGTCGCACATGGAGATCGTCAGCGGGGCTGGTCATGACGCGATATTCCTCGCCGAACTGGGCCCGGCCGGGATGATCTTCGTGCCGTGTGAAGGCGGTATCAGCCACAACGAAATAGAAAATGCCGCCCCCGACGATCTCGCCGCCGGTTGCGCGGTCCTGCTGCGGGCGATGCTGGCAGCCTCACAGGCCATTGCCGAGGGGCGCATGGCGGTTTGA
- a CDS encoding PAS domain S-box protein has translation MNQDVPTTDTNRRQLLQIIAGLSDGVILIEVDQTIAWANEAALTMHGVTDLKALGANAEEYAQRFNLRYRNNHPLTADNYPIARAARGDEFSDVLVEVTPEAAPDRTWVHRIRSLVLTDRSGEAELLVLILSDATEWASAEQRFERTFGANPAPAVICRLSDLRYIKVNQGFLEMTGYSREQVIGRSVYELDVLESAEKRDLAIERLGQGTTIPQMQAELKLPGGGSKQVIVAGQPLDDLHDEDCMLFSFMDMEPRRKAETALRQSEERFAKSFRLTPVPTLVCSAEQQLLEINEAFLQTTGYASEELLGKTVEEIGFLGKGASAALFATLEKTATVSSVDVKVHKKDGEQIDCEVAADTVIIQDKPCYLLVLMNITERKRSELELVAAIEEVMKDASWFSRTLIEKLANVRSINAQVSSVSFTELTARERDVLGLICEGLADKEIAARLKLAPNTVRNHVATLYSKLDVHSRSEAIVWARERGLFASEWRNKAR, from the coding sequence ATGAACCAAGATGTCCCGACCACCGATACCAATCGTCGCCAATTGCTGCAAATTATCGCCGGGCTGTCTGACGGGGTGATCTTGATCGAAGTCGATCAGACCATCGCCTGGGCCAACGAAGCGGCGTTGACCATGCACGGGGTCACTGACCTCAAAGCGCTGGGTGCCAATGCCGAGGAATACGCCCAGCGGTTCAATTTGCGTTATCGCAACAATCACCCGTTGACTGCGGACAACTACCCCATTGCCCGGGCCGCCCGGGGCGATGAGTTCAGTGATGTGCTGGTGGAAGTCACGCCCGAGGCCGCTCCGGACCGCACCTGGGTTCATCGGATCCGCAGCCTGGTATTGACCGACCGCAGCGGCGAGGCGGAATTACTGGTACTGATCCTCAGCGATGCCACCGAATGGGCCAGCGCCGAGCAGCGTTTTGAAAGAACCTTCGGGGCCAACCCGGCGCCGGCAGTGATCTGTCGTCTCAGTGACTTGCGCTATATCAAGGTCAACCAGGGTTTTCTGGAAATGACTGGCTACAGCCGCGAGCAAGTGATCGGCCGTTCGGTGTATGAGCTGGACGTGCTCGAGAGCGCTGAAAAACGTGATTTGGCCATTGAGCGTCTGGGGCAGGGCACGACCATTCCGCAAATGCAGGCCGAGCTGAAATTGCCAGGCGGCGGCAGCAAGCAAGTGATTGTCGCCGGCCAGCCGCTGGATGACCTGCACGACGAAGACTGCATGCTGTTTTCCTTCATGGACATGGAGCCGCGCCGCAAGGCGGAAACGGCGCTGCGCCAGAGCGAGGAACGTTTTGCCAAGTCGTTCCGCCTCACGCCGGTACCCACCCTGGTGTGCAGCGCCGAACAGCAATTGCTGGAAATCAACGAAGCCTTTCTCCAAACCACCGGTTATGCCAGTGAGGAGCTGCTGGGTAAAACCGTGGAGGAAATCGGCTTCCTCGGCAAGGGCGCCAGCGCCGCACTGTTTGCCACCCTGGAAAAGACCGCGACGGTGTCCAGCGTCGACGTCAAGGTCCACAAGAAAGACGGCGAACAGATCGACTGCGAGGTGGCGGCCGACACCGTGATCATCCAGGACAAGCCCTGCTACCTGCTGGTGTTGATGAACATCACTGAGCGCAAGCGCTCGGAGCTGGAGTTGGTGGCGGCCATCGAGGAAGTGATGAAGGACGCTTCCTGGTTCAGCCGGACCCTGATCGAAAAATTGGCCAATGTGAGGAGTATCAACGCTCAGGTGTCCAGTGTGTCGTTCACCGAGTTGACGGCCCGGGAGCGTGATGTGCTGGGCTTGATCTGTGAGGGCCTGGCGGACAAGGAAATCGCCGCGCGCTTGAAACTGGCCCCCAATACCGTACGAAATCATGTGGCGACGCTGTACTCCAAGCTGGACGTGCACAGTCGCAGCGAAGCCATCGTCTGGGCTCGGGAGCGGGGCTTGTTCGCCAGCGAATGGCGAAACAAGGCACGATGA
- a CDS encoding DUF1652 domain-containing protein — MTQLAPVRARLEESFKPLACECSLNGDGTLTVRLYHRESGEVDLVVSGMSLDSVRSEESLTKLIDELRYELENTPLRRSDLA; from the coding sequence ATGACCCAACTGGCCCCTGTGCGCGCGCGCCTCGAAGAAAGCTTCAAGCCGCTGGCTTGCGAATGCAGCCTCAATGGCGACGGCACCCTTACGGTACGCCTCTATCATCGCGAAAGCGGCGAGGTGGACTTGGTCGTGAGTGGCATGAGCCTGGACAGCGTTCGTTCGGAAGAAAGCCTGACGAAGCTGATCGACGAACTGCGCTATGAGCTTGAAAACACCCCTCTGCGTCGCAGTGACCTGGCATAG
- a CDS encoding sensor histidine kinase, whose translation MSLLNPAKGWRSSSSRLLALYSSLFVIWSAILMGVMYYEVFGYLDSLAKHSLMQRQHLFSRIHGDQLEDALMASLTLDERGVDAYGLFDPQLHHLSGPIQRIPADLPLDGRIHMLGGCVDSDAPGVSSDSCDAVATRTQDGRWLVLARDNGSLFAVTRIILHALFWGVSLTILPGIAGWHLLRRRPLQRIRKLQASAEAIVAGDLTHRLPLSSRRDELDMLAAIVNAMLERIERLMNEVKGVCDNIAHDLRTPLTRLRAQLYRIQQEAPDGSPEALQMDQVIAETDTLMARFRGLLRISELEDQQRRSGFVRLDPLQLLQELHDFYLPLAEEGQLTFTLEAPDALPLLNGDRALLFEAVSNLLSNSIKFTPPGGEVILRGVDQGDSTRIEVLDSGPGIPEAERKAVFRRFYRAEGSSQHGGFGLGLSIVAAIVNLHGFTLEVGSSERGGARLVLDCRATLL comes from the coding sequence ATGTCATTGCTGAACCCTGCTAAGGGCTGGCGTTCCTCCAGCAGCCGCCTGCTGGCGCTGTACAGTTCGCTGTTCGTGATCTGGAGCGCGATCCTGATGGGGGTGATGTATTACGAAGTGTTTGGCTACCTCGACAGCCTGGCAAAACACTCGCTGATGCAGCGCCAGCATCTGTTTTCGCGAATCCACGGCGATCAGTTGGAAGACGCGCTCATGGCCAGCCTGACGCTGGACGAGCGCGGCGTCGATGCCTACGGTCTGTTCGATCCGCAACTGCACCACTTGAGCGGGCCGATCCAGCGGATCCCCGCGGACCTGCCACTCGATGGCAGGATCCACATGCTCGGCGGCTGCGTCGATTCCGACGCCCCCGGCGTGTCTTCCGACAGTTGCGACGCGGTGGCGACCCGGACTCAGGACGGGCGCTGGCTGGTATTGGCGCGGGACAACGGCTCGCTGTTCGCCGTGACGCGGATCATCTTGCACGCGCTGTTCTGGGGCGTGTCGCTGACCATACTCCCAGGCATTGCCGGCTGGCATCTGCTGCGTCGCCGCCCGCTGCAGCGTATTCGCAAACTGCAAGCCAGCGCCGAGGCCATCGTCGCCGGCGACCTGACCCATCGCCTGCCCCTCTCAAGCCGGCGCGATGAACTGGACATGCTGGCGGCGATCGTCAACGCCATGCTCGAGCGCATCGAACGCTTGATGAACGAGGTCAAGGGCGTGTGCGACAACATCGCCCATGACCTGCGCACGCCGCTGACCCGTCTGCGCGCGCAGCTTTATCGCATCCAGCAAGAAGCCCCGGACGGCTCGCCCGAGGCGCTGCAGATGGACCAGGTGATTGCCGAGACCGATACGCTGATGGCGCGCTTTCGTGGCTTGTTACGGATTTCCGAACTGGAAGACCAACAGCGTCGCTCGGGGTTTGTGCGCCTCGATCCGTTGCAGTTATTGCAGGAACTGCACGACTTTTACCTGCCGCTGGCCGAGGAAGGCCAACTGACTTTCACCCTGGAAGCGCCTGACGCCCTGCCCCTGCTCAATGGCGACCGTGCGTTGCTGTTCGAGGCGGTGTCGAACCTGCTGAGCAATTCCATCAAGTTCACCCCGCCAGGGGGCGAAGTGATTCTGCGCGGGGTCGATCAGGGCGACAGTACCCGCATCGAAGTGCTCGACTCCGGCCCCGGCATCCCTGAGGCGGAGCGCAAGGCCGTATTCCGCCGCTTTTATCGTGCCGAGGGCAGCAGCCAGCACGGCGGATTCGGCCTGGGCCTGTCGATCGTCGCAGCGATTGTCAATTTGCACGGGTTCACGCTGGAAGTGGGCAGCAGCGAGCGCGGCGGGGCGCGGTTGGTACTCGATTGCCGGGCGACGTTGTTGTAG
- a CDS encoding response regulator transcription factor gives MNRILTIEDDAVTAREIVAELTRNGLDVDWVDNGREGLERAVSGDYDLITLDRMLPELDGLVIVTTLRTMGVATPILMISALSDVDERVRGLRAGGDDYLTKPFATDEMAARVEVLLRRNSGTREPETALRVADLELNLISREASRNGQLLSLLPTEYKLLEFLMRNSGQILSRMMIFEEVWGYHFDPGTNLIDVHIGRLRKKIDPPGLEPLIRTVRGSGYVIAEPC, from the coding sequence ATGAATCGCATCCTGACCATCGAAGACGACGCCGTGACCGCCCGTGAAATCGTCGCCGAGCTGACCCGCAACGGCCTGGATGTCGACTGGGTCGACAACGGTCGCGAAGGCCTGGAGCGCGCGGTAAGCGGTGACTACGACCTGATTACCCTCGACCGCATGCTGCCCGAGCTCGATGGCCTGGTAATCGTGACCACCCTGCGGACCATGGGCGTGGCCACGCCGATCCTGATGATCAGCGCCCTTTCCGATGTCGATGAACGGGTGCGCGGTCTGCGGGCCGGTGGCGACGACTACCTGACCAAGCCCTTCGCCACCGACGAAATGGCCGCCCGCGTCGAGGTGCTGCTGCGACGTAACAGTGGTACCCGCGAGCCGGAAACCGCGCTGCGGGTGGCCGACCTGGAGCTGAACCTGATCAGCCGCGAAGCCAGTCGCAACGGGCAATTACTCAGCCTGCTGCCCACCGAATACAAGTTGCTGGAATTCCTGATGCGCAACAGCGGGCAGATCCTCTCGCGCATGATGATTTTCGAGGAAGTCTGGGGCTATCACTTCGACCCAGGCACCAATCTGATCGACGTCCACATTGGCCGCCTGCGCAAGAAGATCGACCCGCCGGGCCTGGAACCGCTGATTCGCACGGTACGGGGTTCCGGCTATGTCATTGCTGAACCCTGCTAA